Proteins encoded by one window of Cyprinus carpio isolate SPL01 chromosome B6, ASM1834038v1, whole genome shotgun sequence:
- the LOC109063402 gene encoding POU domain, class 3, transcription factor 3-B isoform X2 translates to MATAASNPYLPSSSILSSGSIVHSDSGGGMQQGSVAVTSVSGGYRGDPTVKMVQSDFMQGAMAASNGGHMLSHAHQWVTSLPHAAAAAAAAAVAAAEAGSPWSSSPVGMTGSPQQQQDVKNNSGRDDLHSGTALHHRPPHLGPHQTHAGAWGSTTAAHIPSLSGSQQQQQSLIYSQPGGFTVNGMLSPPGSQSLVHPGLVRGDTPELDHSSHHHHHHHQHQHHQQAHHGVNSHDPHSDEDTPTSDDLEHFAKQFKQRRIKLGFTQADVGLALGTLYGNVFSQTTICRFEALQLSFKNMCKLKPLLNKWLEEADSSTGSPTSIDKIAAQGRKRKKRTSIEVSVKGALESHFLKCPKPSAQEITSLADNLQLEKEVVRVWFCNRRQKEKRMTPPGVPQTPEDVYSQGHFLVDYLKDASLTGPSEPGDQRVTTTSSFHQVILAH, encoded by the exons ATGGCCACAGCGGCTTCCAACCCTTATCTACCCAGCAGTAGTATATTATCGTCCGGCTCGATCGTGCACTCGGACTCCGGAGGTGGGATGCAGCAGGGCAGTGTTGCGGTAACCTCAGTGTCCGGTGGGTACAGAGGAGACCCAACGGTTAAAATGGTACAAAGCGATTTCATGCAGGGCGCAATGGCAGCGAGCAACGGGGGACATATGCTGAGCCACGCTCACCAGTGGGTGACGTCCTTGCCTCACGCTGCAGCGGCGGCTGCAGCTGCCGCAGTGGCCGCAGCTGAAGCAGGATCGCCTTGGTCGTCTAGTCCCGTTGGAATGACAGGCAGcccgcagcagcagcaggacgTGAAAAATAACTCGGGGAGAGACGATTTGCACTCTGGGACTGCGCTGCATCACAGGCCCCCACATTTAGGTCCCCACCAGACTCACGCGGGTGCCTGGGGTAGCACAACCGCTGCCCACATCCCTTCTTTAAGTGGGagccaacagcagcagcagtcccTCATATACTCGCAGCCGGGAGGCTTCACGGTCAACGGCATGCTCAGTCCGCCGGGCAGCCAAAGCCTAGTACACCCGGGTCTGGTGCGTGGCGATACGCCGGAGCTCGATCACAGcagccaccaccaccaccatcaccaccagCATCAACATCACCAGCAAGCACACCACGGAGTGAACAGCCACGACCCGCACTCCGACGAGGACACGCCGACGTCGGACGACTTAGAGCACTTTGCCAAGCAGTTCAAACAACGCCGGATCAAACTGGGCTTCACGCAAGCGGACGTGGGCTTGGCGTTGGGCACTCTGTACGGGAACGTCTTCTCGCAGACCACAATCTGTCGCTTCGAAGCTCTGCAGCTCAGCTTTAAGAACATGTGCAAGCTGAAGCCGTTGCTTAACAAATGGCTGGAGGAGGCAGACTCCTCCACGGGCAGCCCCACCAGCATCGACAAGATAGCGGCTCAGGGCAGGAAGCGCAAGAAGCGCACCTCCATCGAAGTGAGCGTCAAAGGTGCGTTGGAGAGTCACTTCTTGAAATGTCCCAAGCCTTCAGCCCAAGAGATAACCTCTCTGGCGGATAACCTGCAGCTGGAGAAGGAGGTGGTGAGAGTTTGGTTTTGCAAtcggagacagaaagagaaaaggatGACGCCCCCAGGAGTGCCGCAGACGCCGGAGGATGTATATTCTCAG GGACATTTTTTAGTAGATTACTTAAAAGATGCAAGTTTAACTGGGCCGAGCGAACCGGGCGACCAGAGGGTGACAACTACAAGTTCGTTCCACCAGGTAATATTGGCGCATTAA
- the LOC109063402 gene encoding POU domain, class 3, transcription factor 3-B isoform X1, translating to MATAASNPYLPSSSILSSGSIVHSDSGGGMQQGSVAVTSVSGGYRGDPTVKMVQSDFMQGAMAASNGGHMLSHAHQWVTSLPHAAAAAAAAAVAAAEAGSPWSSSPVGMTGSPQQQQDVKNNSGRDDLHSGTALHHRPPHLGPHQTHAGAWGSTTAAHIPSLSGSQQQQQSLIYSQPGGFTVNGMLSPPGSQSLVHPGLVRGDTPELDHSSHHHHHHHQHQHHQQAHHGVNSHDPHSDEDTPTSDDLEHFAKQFKQRRIKLGFTQADVGLALGTLYGNVFSQTTICRFEALQLSFKNMCKLKPLLNKWLEEADSSTGSPTSIDKIAAQGRKRKKRTSIEVSVKGALESHFLKCPKPSAQEITSLADNLQLEKEVVRVWFCNRRQKEKRMTPPGVPQTPEDVYSQVGNGHFLVDYLKDASLTGPSEPGDQRVTTTSSFHQVILAH from the exons ATGGCCACAGCGGCTTCCAACCCTTATCTACCCAGCAGTAGTATATTATCGTCCGGCTCGATCGTGCACTCGGACTCCGGAGGTGGGATGCAGCAGGGCAGTGTTGCGGTAACCTCAGTGTCCGGTGGGTACAGAGGAGACCCAACGGTTAAAATGGTACAAAGCGATTTCATGCAGGGCGCAATGGCAGCGAGCAACGGGGGACATATGCTGAGCCACGCTCACCAGTGGGTGACGTCCTTGCCTCACGCTGCAGCGGCGGCTGCAGCTGCCGCAGTGGCCGCAGCTGAAGCAGGATCGCCTTGGTCGTCTAGTCCCGTTGGAATGACAGGCAGcccgcagcagcagcaggacgTGAAAAATAACTCGGGGAGAGACGATTTGCACTCTGGGACTGCGCTGCATCACAGGCCCCCACATTTAGGTCCCCACCAGACTCACGCGGGTGCCTGGGGTAGCACAACCGCTGCCCACATCCCTTCTTTAAGTGGGagccaacagcagcagcagtcccTCATATACTCGCAGCCGGGAGGCTTCACGGTCAACGGCATGCTCAGTCCGCCGGGCAGCCAAAGCCTAGTACACCCGGGTCTGGTGCGTGGCGATACGCCGGAGCTCGATCACAGcagccaccaccaccaccatcaccaccagCATCAACATCACCAGCAAGCACACCACGGAGTGAACAGCCACGACCCGCACTCCGACGAGGACACGCCGACGTCGGACGACTTAGAGCACTTTGCCAAGCAGTTCAAACAACGCCGGATCAAACTGGGCTTCACGCAAGCGGACGTGGGCTTGGCGTTGGGCACTCTGTACGGGAACGTCTTCTCGCAGACCACAATCTGTCGCTTCGAAGCTCTGCAGCTCAGCTTTAAGAACATGTGCAAGCTGAAGCCGTTGCTTAACAAATGGCTGGAGGAGGCAGACTCCTCCACGGGCAGCCCCACCAGCATCGACAAGATAGCGGCTCAGGGCAGGAAGCGCAAGAAGCGCACCTCCATCGAAGTGAGCGTCAAAGGTGCGTTGGAGAGTCACTTCTTGAAATGTCCCAAGCCTTCAGCCCAAGAGATAACCTCTCTGGCGGATAACCTGCAGCTGGAGAAGGAGGTGGTGAGAGTTTGGTTTTGCAAtcggagacagaaagagaaaaggatGACGCCCCCAGGAGTGCCGCAGACGCCGGAGGATGTATATTCTCAGGTCGGCAAT GGACATTTTTTAGTAGATTACTTAAAAGATGCAAGTTTAACTGGGCCGAGCGAACCGGGCGACCAGAGGGTGACAACTACAAGTTCGTTCCACCAGGTAATATTGGCGCATTAA